In Papio anubis isolate 15944 chromosome 17, Panubis1.0, whole genome shotgun sequence, the following are encoded in one genomic region:
- the GOSR2 gene encoding Golgi SNAP receptor complex member 2 isoform X2, whose protein sequence is MGRLETADKQSVQIVENEIQASIDQIFSRLERLEILSSKEPPNKRQNAKLRVDQLKYDVQHLQTALRNFQHRRHAREQQERQREELLSRTFTTNDSDTTIPMDESLQFNSSLQKVHHGMDDLILDGHNILDGLRTQRLTLKGTQKKILDIANMLGLSNTVMRLIEKRAFQDKYFMIGGMLLTCVVMFLVVQYLT, encoded by the exons ATGGGACGCCTGGAGACGGCAGACAAGCAGTCTGTGCAGA tAGTAGAAAACGAAATCCAAGCAAGCATAGACCAGATATTCAGCCGTCTAGAACGTCTGGAGATTTTGTCCAGCAAGGAGCCCCCTAACAAAAGGCAAAATGCCAAACT TCGGGTCGACCAGTTAAAGTATGATGTCCAGCACCTGCAGACTGCGCTCAGAAACTTCCAGCATCGGCGCCATGCAAGGGAGCAGCAGGAGAGACAGCGAGAAGAGCTTCTGTCTCGAACCTTCACCACTAAC GACTCTGACACCACCATACCAATGGACGAATCACTGCAGTTTAACTCCTCCCTCCAGAAAGTTCACCACGGCATGGATGACCTCATTTTAGATGGGCACAATATTTTAGATGGACTGAGGACCCAGAGACTGACCTTGAAG GGGACTCAGAAGAAGATCCTTGACATTGCCAACATGCTGGGCTTGTCCAACACAGTGATGCGGCTCATCGAGAAGCGGGCTTTCCAGGACAAGTACTTTATGATTGGCGGGATGCTGCTGACCTGTGTGGTCATGTTCCTCGTGGTGCAGTACCTGACATGA
- the GOSR2 gene encoding Golgi SNAP receptor complex member 2 isoform X3 yields the protein MEPLYQQTHKQVHEIQSRMGRLETADKQSVQIVENEIQASIDQIFSRLERLEILSSKEPPNKRQNAKLRVDQLKYDVQHLQTALRNFQHRRHAREQQERQREELLSRTFTTNGTQKKILDIANMLGLSNTVMRLIEKRAFQDKYFMIGGMLLTCVVMFLVVQYLT from the exons ATGGAGCCGCTGTACCAGCAAACGCACAA GCAGGTCCACGAGATCCAGTCTCGCATGGGACGCCTGGAGACGGCAGACAAGCAGTCTGTGCAGA tAGTAGAAAACGAAATCCAAGCAAGCATAGACCAGATATTCAGCCGTCTAGAACGTCTGGAGATTTTGTCCAGCAAGGAGCCCCCTAACAAAAGGCAAAATGCCAAACT TCGGGTCGACCAGTTAAAGTATGATGTCCAGCACCTGCAGACTGCGCTCAGAAACTTCCAGCATCGGCGCCATGCAAGGGAGCAGCAGGAGAGACAGCGAGAAGAGCTTCTGTCTCGAACCTTCACCACTAAC GGGACTCAGAAGAAGATCCTTGACATTGCCAACATGCTGGGCTTGTCCAACACAGTGATGCGGCTCATCGAGAAGCGGGCTTTCCAGGACAAGTACTTTATGATTGGCGGGATGCTGCTGACCTGTGTGGTCATGTTCCTCGTGGTGCAGTACCTGACATGA
- the GOSR2 gene encoding Golgi SNAP receptor complex member 2 isoform X5 encodes MEPLYQQTHKQVHEIQSRMGRLETADKQSVQIVENEIQASIDQIFSRLERLEILSSKEPPNKRQNAKLRVDQLKYDVQHLQTALRNFQHRRHAREQQERQREELLSRTFTTNGTQKKILDIANMLGLSNTVMRLIEKRAFQDKYFMIGTQGSCQTAHFGGRSAGSS; translated from the exons ATGGAGCCGCTGTACCAGCAAACGCACAA GCAGGTCCACGAGATCCAGTCTCGCATGGGACGCCTGGAGACGGCAGACAAGCAGTCTGTGCAGA tAGTAGAAAACGAAATCCAAGCAAGCATAGACCAGATATTCAGCCGTCTAGAACGTCTGGAGATTTTGTCCAGCAAGGAGCCCCCTAACAAAAGGCAAAATGCCAAACT TCGGGTCGACCAGTTAAAGTATGATGTCCAGCACCTGCAGACTGCGCTCAGAAACTTCCAGCATCGGCGCCATGCAAGGGAGCAGCAGGAGAGACAGCGAGAAGAGCTTCTGTCTCGAACCTTCACCACTAAC GGGACTCAGAAGAAGATCCTTGACATTGCCAACATGCTGGGCTTGTCCAACACAGTGATGCGGCTCATCGAGAAGCGGGCTTTCCAGGACAAGTACTTTATGATTG GCACCCAAGGATCCTGCCAGACAGCACACTTTGGAGGAAGGTCTGCAGGGAGCAGCTGA
- the GOSR2 gene encoding Golgi SNAP receptor complex member 2 isoform X4: MEPLYQQTHKQVHEIQSRMGRLETADKQSVQIVENEIQASIDQIFSRLERLEILSSKEPPNKRQNAKLRVDQLKYDVQHLQTALRNFQHRRHAREQQERQREELLSRTFTTNDSDTTIPMDESLQFNSSLQKVHHGMDDLILDGHNILDGLRTQRLTLKGTQKKILDIANMLGLSNTVMRLIEKRAFQDKYFMIGTQGSCQTAHFGGRSAGSS, from the exons ATGGAGCCGCTGTACCAGCAAACGCACAA GCAGGTCCACGAGATCCAGTCTCGCATGGGACGCCTGGAGACGGCAGACAAGCAGTCTGTGCAGA tAGTAGAAAACGAAATCCAAGCAAGCATAGACCAGATATTCAGCCGTCTAGAACGTCTGGAGATTTTGTCCAGCAAGGAGCCCCCTAACAAAAGGCAAAATGCCAAACT TCGGGTCGACCAGTTAAAGTATGATGTCCAGCACCTGCAGACTGCGCTCAGAAACTTCCAGCATCGGCGCCATGCAAGGGAGCAGCAGGAGAGACAGCGAGAAGAGCTTCTGTCTCGAACCTTCACCACTAAC GACTCTGACACCACCATACCAATGGACGAATCACTGCAGTTTAACTCCTCCCTCCAGAAAGTTCACCACGGCATGGATGACCTCATTTTAGATGGGCACAATATTTTAGATGGACTGAGGACCCAGAGACTGACCTTGAAG GGGACTCAGAAGAAGATCCTTGACATTGCCAACATGCTGGGCTTGTCCAACACAGTGATGCGGCTCATCGAGAAGCGGGCTTTCCAGGACAAGTACTTTATGATTG GCACCCAAGGATCCTGCCAGACAGCACACTTTGGAGGAAGGTCTGCAGGGAGCAGCTGA
- the GOSR2 gene encoding Golgi SNAP receptor complex member 2 isoform X1, with amino-acid sequence MEPLYQQTHKQVHEIQSRMGRLETADKQSVQIVENEIQASIDQIFSRLERLEILSSKEPPNKRQNAKLRVDQLKYDVQHLQTALRNFQHRRHAREQQERQREELLSRTFTTNDSDTTIPMDESLQFNSSLQKVHHGMDDLILDGHNILDGLRTQRLTLKGTQKKILDIANMLGLSNTVMRLIEKRAFQDKYFMIGGMLLTCVVMFLVVQYLT; translated from the exons ATGGAGCCGCTGTACCAGCAAACGCACAA GCAGGTCCACGAGATCCAGTCTCGCATGGGACGCCTGGAGACGGCAGACAAGCAGTCTGTGCAGA tAGTAGAAAACGAAATCCAAGCAAGCATAGACCAGATATTCAGCCGTCTAGAACGTCTGGAGATTTTGTCCAGCAAGGAGCCCCCTAACAAAAGGCAAAATGCCAAACT TCGGGTCGACCAGTTAAAGTATGATGTCCAGCACCTGCAGACTGCGCTCAGAAACTTCCAGCATCGGCGCCATGCAAGGGAGCAGCAGGAGAGACAGCGAGAAGAGCTTCTGTCTCGAACCTTCACCACTAAC GACTCTGACACCACCATACCAATGGACGAATCACTGCAGTTTAACTCCTCCCTCCAGAAAGTTCACCACGGCATGGATGACCTCATTTTAGATGGGCACAATATTTTAGATGGACTGAGGACCCAGAGACTGACCTTGAAG GGGACTCAGAAGAAGATCCTTGACATTGCCAACATGCTGGGCTTGTCCAACACAGTGATGCGGCTCATCGAGAAGCGGGCTTTCCAGGACAAGTACTTTATGATTGGCGGGATGCTGCTGACCTGTGTGGTCATGTTCCTCGTGGTGCAGTACCTGACATGA